One Pyrococcus furiosus DSM 3638 genomic region harbors:
- a CDS encoding M20/M25/M40 family metallo-hydrolase, with the protein MKTERAKEILVQLLRIPSPSGREDRIALYIMDFLHRLDYDVHIESDGEIIDLVVNPEAELFYEVHMDTIEPRAEPFVRGNIVYGTGASDIKGGIAAILLMLEQLRKENKDLNVGIVFVSDEEKGGRGSALFMERYRPKMAIVLEPTDLEVHIAHAGNIEAYFEVDGKEAHGACPESGINAIEQTFEMLQKLKELEPFKVKGKYFDPHIGIQELICENPFYLIPGLCKGRLEARLLPEQEVEDVLDLIDPILDEYTIRHEYTEIWDGYELSEDEEIVQIAKKAMEATGLNEFGGMRSWTDAINFMYNGTKTIVFGPGNLDISHTKNERIDVRDVVKASEFLMYVNEIYGKS; encoded by the coding sequence ATGAAAACCGAGAGAGCAAAAGAGATATTAGTTCAGCTTTTGAGAATTCCATCTCCCTCTGGGAGAGAGGACAGAATAGCACTTTACATAATGGATTTCCTGCACAGGCTTGACTATGACGTTCATATTGAGAGTGATGGAGAGATAATAGATCTAGTAGTTAATCCAGAGGCCGAACTATTCTATGAAGTTCACATGGACACAATAGAGCCAAGGGCAGAACCCTTCGTAAGGGGGAACATAGTTTACGGAACGGGAGCTAGCGACATAAAGGGAGGCATTGCAGCGATTCTGCTAATGCTTGAGCAACTAAGAAAAGAGAACAAAGACTTGAATGTTGGGATAGTTTTTGTAAGCGATGAAGAGAAAGGTGGAAGGGGTAGTGCCCTCTTCATGGAGAGGTACAGGCCCAAGATGGCCATAGTTCTTGAGCCAACTGATTTAGAAGTGCATATAGCACACGCTGGAAATATTGAAGCCTATTTCGAAGTTGATGGAAAGGAAGCGCATGGAGCATGTCCGGAGAGTGGAATAAATGCAATAGAGCAGACCTTCGAAATGTTGCAAAAGCTGAAGGAACTCGAACCTTTCAAAGTAAAAGGGAAGTACTTTGACCCACACATAGGAATACAGGAGCTAATATGTGAAAACCCATTCTACTTAATTCCAGGGCTTTGTAAGGGACGATTAGAGGCAAGGTTACTACCAGAGCAGGAAGTAGAGGATGTACTAGACTTGATTGATCCAATCTTAGATGAATATACCATTAGGCATGAATACACTGAAATTTGGGACGGGTATGAGCTAAGTGAGGATGAGGAAATTGTTCAGATTGCAAAGAAAGCAATGGAGGCAACGGGCCTCAACGAATTTGGTGGAATGAGGAGCTGGACAGATGCAATAAACTTCATGTACAACGGAACAAAGACGATAGTATTTGGCCCAGGGAACCTTGACATCTCACACACAAAGAACGAAAGAATTGATGTGAGGGATGTAGTAAAGGCAAGTGAATTCCTAATGTATGTAAATGAAATATATGGAAAGAGCTAG
- the hflX gene encoding GTPase HflX — translation MRAIGVIRKSRQERISREEFEDLLRSAGYEILAIVEQVREEHPRYNIGPGKVEELKSLVKELKPDKVVFANKLTPSQAYNLWKELRVDIIDKWQLVLEIFEKRAHSKEAKLQVELANLQYELPLVKEAIRRIKMGDRAGFKGMGEYQVHQYFKHIRYRMGKIREELEKIKAERDIRRKKREEDGFVLVALAGYTNAGKSTLLNALTGENVEAKNQMFTTLDTTTRRFKLGGKLLLITDTVGFIDNLPPFIVEAFHSTLEEIVKADIIVLVLDSSEAWPEIRRKFFASLNVLRELKALERPMIIALNKIDKVTPEDAETKKMLLKEIADGRVNLVEVVKISAKNGILEELYTALEKALLKLPKFQFFEIVVKDPTQVGKILSLVYSVGDVLEVTYNGGEETTIKAYMQSGMIRELTKLGVEIKRLQIREEA, via the coding sequence ATGAGAGCAATTGGTGTTATTAGAAAATCTCGACAGGAGAGAATTAGTAGGGAAGAGTTTGAAGACCTTTTAAGGAGTGCAGGTTATGAGATTCTTGCAATAGTTGAGCAGGTTAGAGAGGAACATCCCAGATATAATATAGGACCCGGGAAGGTTGAAGAGCTTAAAAGTCTCGTCAAGGAACTCAAACCAGATAAGGTTGTTTTTGCCAATAAATTGACTCCTTCTCAAGCTTACAATCTTTGGAAAGAGCTAAGGGTTGATATAATTGATAAGTGGCAACTTGTCCTCGAAATATTTGAAAAGAGAGCTCATTCCAAAGAGGCAAAGCTCCAAGTTGAGCTAGCTAACCTTCAGTATGAATTACCTCTCGTTAAGGAAGCAATACGAAGAATAAAAATGGGTGATAGAGCTGGATTCAAGGGTATGGGTGAGTACCAGGTTCACCAATACTTTAAGCACATAAGATATAGAATGGGAAAAATCAGAGAAGAGCTGGAGAAGATAAAGGCAGAGAGAGATATAAGAAGGAAGAAGAGAGAAGAGGACGGATTTGTTCTAGTTGCCCTTGCTGGATATACAAATGCAGGAAAATCTACACTCCTAAACGCTTTGACTGGAGAAAACGTCGAAGCAAAAAATCAGATGTTCACAACACTAGATACGACAACAAGGAGATTCAAGCTTGGAGGGAAGCTACTCCTCATTACCGACACTGTCGGTTTTATCGACAATTTACCCCCTTTCATCGTTGAGGCATTCCACTCAACCCTAGAGGAGATAGTAAAGGCCGACATAATAGTTCTAGTCTTAGATTCAAGTGAAGCTTGGCCTGAAATAAGGAGGAAGTTCTTTGCATCTCTCAATGTCCTCAGAGAGTTGAAGGCATTAGAAAGGCCAATGATAATAGCCCTTAACAAGATCGATAAAGTGACTCCCGAGGATGCCGAAACAAAGAAAATGCTTCTAAAGGAGATAGCTGACGGAAGAGTAAACTTGGTTGAAGTTGTAAAGATCTCCGCAAAGAACGGAATTCTTGAAGAGTTGTACACCGCTTTAGAGAAGGCTCTCCTAAAGCTACCTAAGTTCCAATTCTTTGAGATAGTTGTGAAGGACCCCACCCAAGTTGGAAAGATTCTCTCTCTAGTTTACTCCGTAGGAGATGTCCTCGAGGTCACCTATAATGGAGGGGAAGAGACCACAATTAAGGCATATATGCAGAGCGGAATGATAAGAGAGTTAACAAAGCTGGGTGTAGAGATAAAGAGACTACAAATCAGAGAAGAAGCTTAA
- a CDS encoding inorganic phosphate transporter produces the protein MLTVELVLVGVSFYLLWNIGANSSANALGAAVGSGILNFRQAVFITSLLSFLGAYLRGEAVMKTVGDKLVSGLSTEALIIVLLSSGLVITLATVKGLPLPATQGIVGSLLGVGLAFGASIDWKTFYLIVLAWVASPFISMLFSIFLYRYYSIFVRRIKSIKRLEILYKWMAIVSGSYIAFTLGTNDIANAVAPLVGAETFTPQEASIFGALCLSLGAYTLSYPIMHIIGKKMVELDPLSAFSAQMGAAFSISIANYFGFPVSSGQAVVGGIVGISLSTGERIKKKTVQHIALGWVVAPLFSMSLSYVLVKLLL, from the coding sequence GTGCTCACTGTAGAGTTAGTTTTAGTTGGAGTATCATTTTATCTCTTATGGAATATTGGGGCCAATAGCTCTGCCAATGCCCTAGGAGCCGCTGTAGGCTCGGGAATTTTAAACTTTCGTCAAGCTGTTTTTATAACCTCTCTTCTTTCCTTTCTTGGAGCTTATCTTCGGGGAGAGGCCGTTATGAAAACTGTGGGAGATAAGTTGGTTTCTGGACTTTCGACGGAGGCTTTGATAATAGTTCTACTCTCTTCGGGTCTAGTTATTACTCTTGCTACTGTTAAAGGTCTACCACTTCCGGCAACCCAGGGAATAGTTGGATCACTTTTAGGTGTAGGACTTGCTTTTGGAGCTTCAATTGACTGGAAGACTTTTTACCTCATCGTTTTAGCATGGGTTGCCTCTCCTTTTATATCAATGCTATTCTCGATCTTCCTATACAGATATTATTCCATTTTTGTCAGAAGAATTAAGAGCATTAAGAGGCTTGAAATTTTATACAAGTGGATGGCCATAGTTTCTGGTTCTTACATTGCTTTCACCCTTGGAACAAATGATATAGCTAATGCAGTCGCTCCCCTCGTAGGGGCTGAAACATTTACTCCTCAAGAGGCATCAATCTTCGGTGCATTGTGCCTTTCTCTGGGGGCTTATACCCTTAGCTATCCAATTATGCATATCATCGGAAAGAAAATGGTTGAGTTAGACCCTTTATCTGCCTTTTCTGCACAAATGGGAGCAGCATTTTCGATAAGTATTGCAAATTATTTTGGATTTCCTGTCAGCTCTGGTCAGGCAGTTGTAGGTGGGATTGTTGGAATATCCCTTTCAACTGGAGAGAGAATTAAGAAGAAGACAGTGCAACATATTGCACTTGGATGGGTAGTTGCTCCATTGTTCTCTATGAGCCTTTCCTATGTTTTAGTTAAGCTTCTTCTCTGA
- a CDS encoding class I SAM-dependent methyltransferase: MMPKIEPFEKYTERYEEWFERNKFAYLSELNALKSLLPTRECVEVGIGSGRFAAPLGIKMGVEPSKKMAEIARKRGIRVIEGVAENLPFEDNSLDCILMVTTICFVDDPEKAIKEAYRVLKPGGYIVIGFVDKESLIGREYEKRKDKSVFYRDARFFSAREIMELLERNGFKIDGVVQTLFKKLDEIRDVEPVEEGYGRGSFVVIRAKKVV; this comes from the coding sequence ATGATGCCCAAAATAGAACCTTTTGAAAAGTACACTGAGAGATACGAGGAGTGGTTTGAAAGAAATAAATTTGCATACCTCAGTGAGCTTAATGCCCTGAAATCTCTTCTTCCTACCAGAGAATGTGTTGAAGTGGGAATAGGTAGTGGAAGGTTTGCGGCTCCCCTGGGAATTAAGATGGGGGTAGAACCTTCTAAAAAGATGGCTGAAATAGCTAGGAAAAGAGGGATAAGGGTTATAGAAGGTGTCGCAGAAAATCTTCCCTTTGAAGACAACTCGTTAGATTGTATCCTTATGGTGACAACAATATGCTTTGTGGACGATCCAGAGAAAGCTATAAAAGAAGCGTACAGAGTCCTCAAACCGGGAGGTTACATAGTAATTGGCTTTGTGGATAAGGAGAGTTTAATAGGAAGGGAGTATGAAAAGAGAAAGGACAAAAGTGTTTTCTACAGAGACGCAAGATTTTTCTCTGCAAGGGAAATTATGGAACTTTTAGAACGCAATGGATTCAAAATTGATGGAGTTGTCCAAACTTTGTTCAAAAAATTAGATGAGATTCGCGATGTTGAACCAGTAGAAGAAGGGTATGGAAGGGGAAGCTTCGTCGTTATAAGAGCCAAGAAGGTGGTTTAG
- a CDS encoding DUF3216 domain-containing protein yields the protein MDLVEKVKELCLELEEENLAKAIERFITLTHGIEKTRGEAFAKASIYGFLEGILTTLKMKYSNEKIETLLNEVKTAREETEALLRKPRPPLLVDNDL from the coding sequence ATGGATCTAGTTGAAAAAGTAAAGGAGCTTTGCTTAGAATTGGAAGAAGAAAACTTAGCAAAAGCAATTGAGAGATTCATAACTCTAACCCATGGAATCGAAAAGACAAGAGGGGAAGCATTTGCAAAAGCTAGCATTTATGGGTTTCTAGAAGGAATCCTCACAACACTCAAAATGAAGTACTCAAATGAGAAAATTGAAACTCTTCTAAATGAAGTTAAAACTGCAAGAGAAGAGACAGAAGCTCTTTTAAGAAAGCCAAGGCCCCCGCTCTTAGTTGACAATGATTTATAA
- a CDS encoding thioredoxin codes for MKEVLPEYYGEGSTTFYDIGASQHNYNIYMNFSKLLGVRGVPLIGIFYNNTLYGVVEGEFPPEAAQEIVEKAIENNGVIILISSGTYLLPRNETKAIEAIENMTKWFLNGEVVGQ; via the coding sequence ATGAAAGAGGTTCTTCCTGAGTATTATGGAGAGGGAAGTACGACATTTTATGACATCGGAGCTAGCCAGCACAACTACAACATCTACATGAACTTTTCCAAGTTGCTCGGCGTTAGAGGTGTTCCCCTAATTGGGATATTCTACAATAATACGCTATACGGAGTTGTTGAGGGGGAATTTCCTCCTGAGGCTGCTCAGGAGATCGTTGAGAAGGCTATAGAAAACAATGGAGTAATAATTTTGATATCCAGCGGAACATACCTGTTACCCAGAAATGAAACTAAGGCTATTGAGGCAATTGAAAATATGACCAAATGGTTTCTAAACGGAGAGGTTGTGGGTCAGTAG
- a CDS encoding PaaI family thioesterase gives MEQKTHNLTSERLVGKPRVIREGYAEVELKTIDEMKVDEKGLVHGGFTFGLADYAAMLAVNEPTVVLGKAEVRFTKPVKVGDVLLAKAQVVEDQGRKKIVDVKVYRGEEVVLEGKFYCYVLDKHVLDKSP, from the coding sequence ATGGAGCAGAAAACGCACAATCTGACATCTGAGAGACTTGTAGGAAAACCCAGGGTAATAAGAGAGGGGTATGCTGAAGTGGAACTGAAAACCATTGACGAGATGAAGGTTGATGAGAAGGGGCTAGTTCACGGGGGCTTTACATTTGGTTTAGCTGATTACGCCGCAATGCTTGCTGTAAATGAGCCTACTGTAGTTCTTGGAAAGGCAGAGGTACGCTTTACAAAGCCGGTGAAAGTTGGAGACGTGCTTTTAGCAAAAGCTCAGGTGGTGGAGGATCAAGGGAGAAAGAAGATAGTTGATGTGAAAGTTTACAGAGGAGAAGAAGTTGTACTAGAAGGAAAGTTTTACTGCTATGTTCTAGACAAGCACGTCCTAGACAAGTCTCCTTAG
- the cdr gene encoding CoA-disulfide reductase, translating into MEKKKVVIIGGGAAGMSAASRVKRLRPEWDVKVFEATEWVSHAPCGIPYVVEGIAPKEKLMHYPPEVFIKKRGIDLHLKAEVIEVETGYVRVRENGEEKSYEWDYLVFANGASPQIPEIEGVDLPGVFTADLPPDAVAITEYMEKNKVEDVVIIGTGYIALEMAEAFVTRGKNVTLIGRSERVLRKTFDKEITDIVEEKLRQHLNLRLHEKTLSIEGRERVEKVITDGGEYKADLVIIATGIKPNVELAKQLGVKIGETGAIWTNEKMQTSVENVYAAGDVAETKHVITGKRVWIPLAPAGNKMGYVAGSNIAGKEIEFPGVLGTSITKFMDLEIGKTGLTENEAVKEGYDVRTAFIKANTKPHYYPGGREIWLKGVVDNETNRLLGVQAVGAEILPRIDSAAAMITAGFTTKDVFFTDLAYAPPFAPVWDPLIVLARVLKF; encoded by the coding sequence ATGGAAAAGAAAAAGGTAGTCATAATTGGTGGTGGAGCAGCAGGAATGAGTGCCGCTTCTAGAGTAAAAAGATTGAGGCCTGAATGGGACGTTAAAGTTTTCGAGGCAACGGAGTGGGTGAGCCATGCTCCTTGTGGTATCCCGTATGTAGTTGAAGGTATCGCACCAAAAGAAAAGCTCATGCACTATCCTCCAGAAGTGTTCATTAAGAAGAGAGGAATTGACCTTCACTTAAAAGCTGAAGTTATTGAGGTCGAGACGGGATACGTGAGAGTTAGGGAGAATGGAGAAGAAAAGAGCTATGAGTGGGATTATCTGGTGTTCGCCAATGGAGCTTCTCCCCAGATTCCTGAAATAGAAGGAGTGGACTTACCAGGGGTATTTACAGCTGATTTACCTCCGGATGCCGTAGCTATAACAGAATATATGGAGAAGAATAAGGTTGAAGATGTTGTGATTATAGGAACTGGTTACATAGCCTTAGAGATGGCCGAGGCCTTTGTTACTAGAGGGAAGAATGTAACTCTAATCGGGAGAAGCGAGAGAGTTCTTAGAAAGACCTTTGACAAGGAAATAACAGATATCGTGGAGGAAAAGCTTAGACAGCATTTAAACTTGAGGTTACATGAGAAAACCCTTAGCATAGAGGGAAGGGAGAGAGTAGAAAAAGTGATTACAGATGGGGGAGAATACAAGGCCGACTTAGTAATAATAGCTACGGGGATAAAGCCCAACGTTGAATTAGCAAAGCAATTGGGGGTAAAGATAGGAGAGACAGGTGCAATATGGACTAACGAAAAAATGCAGACTAGCGTTGAGAATGTATATGCCGCAGGGGATGTTGCCGAAACAAAACATGTAATTACTGGGAAGAGAGTGTGGATCCCCTTAGCTCCTGCAGGTAATAAAATGGGGTACGTTGCTGGAAGCAACATAGCTGGAAAGGAGATAGAATTCCCAGGAGTCCTGGGAACTAGTATTACCAAGTTCATGGACTTGGAAATCGGAAAAACGGGGTTAACCGAAAATGAGGCTGTAAAAGAAGGATATGATGTTAGGACAGCATTCATTAAGGCAAATACTAAGCCTCACTATTACCCAGGAGGAAGGGAGATATGGCTAAAGGGAGTTGTGGATAATGAAACCAACAGGCTCTTAGGAGTGCAGGCAGTTGGAGCTGAAATTCTTCCCAGGATCGACAGTGCTGCAGCAATGATTACAGCTGGCTTCACAACTAAGGATGTCTTCTTCACAGACCTAGCCTATGCACCACCCTTTGCCCCGGTTTGGGATCCCTTGATAGTCCTCGCCAGGGTTTTGAAGTTCTAG
- a CDS encoding nucleotidyltransferase produces MEIPEELKEVLNVLRSMNAKAYLIGARALLMHGAIARTTKDIDLMITIENLSILRENLTNELRKRGFTVQWRSWGLLVKTKSGIEIDINTPMLLLDKEFESRATKIAENLYLPSLEDLIVTKLMSLERKDYSDIKEVFKLAGKIDFDYLCKRIKEANLEKEFNKIAKRIGVKKC; encoded by the coding sequence ATGGAAATTCCAGAGGAGCTCAAAGAAGTTCTCAACGTGCTTAGGTCAATGAATGCCAAGGCATACCTCATCGGGGCAAGAGCTCTTCTCATGCATGGAGCCATCGCGAGGACTACGAAGGACATTGACCTCATGATAACGATCGAAAACTTAAGTATCCTTAGAGAAAATCTCACAAATGAACTAAGAAAGAGAGGTTTCACAGTTCAGTGGCGCTCTTGGGGGCTTCTTGTAAAAACTAAAAGTGGAATTGAAATTGACATAAATACTCCAATGCTCTTGCTCGACAAGGAATTTGAAAGTAGAGCCACTAAAATTGCTGAAAATCTTTACCTCCCATCTCTTGAAGACTTAATAGTGACAAAACTTATGTCCCTTGAGAGAAAAGACTACTCCGATATTAAGGAAGTTTTCAAGTTGGCAGGCAAAATTGACTTTGACTATCTTTGTAAGAGGATTAAGGAGGCAAATCTTGAAAAGGAGTTTAATAAAATCGCTAAGAGAATAGGGGTGAAAAAATGCTAA
- a CDS encoding UPF0175 family protein: protein MKDYRPLLQAIKVKGDNVFSSKSELVGILAFNLGILTVGEAKELIEEAIKEGIIEETPEGLIVHEDAITEKESKRDIFGEMVEYLARELELSEIEVLEEIEKMKERYGNLDKKILAYLFGLSKGVNMEKFKEYLEDE from the coding sequence ATGAAAGACTATAGGCCACTCCTCCAAGCAATAAAAGTTAAGGGAGATAATGTTTTTTCAAGTAAGAGTGAGTTAGTTGGTATTCTAGCCTTTAATTTGGGAATATTAACAGTTGGTGAGGCAAAAGAACTCATAGAGGAGGCCATAAAGGAGGGAATCATTGAGGAAACTCCCGAAGGTCTCATAGTTCATGAGGATGCCATAACTGAAAAGGAAAGCAAAAGGGATATATTCGGGGAAATGGTGGAGTACTTAGCGAGAGAACTTGAGCTTAGCGAGATAGAAGTTCTTGAAGAGATAGAAAAAATGAAAGAGAGGTACGGAAATTTGGATAAAAAAATTCTTGCTTACTTATTCGGACTATCAAAAGGAGTTAACATGGAGAAATTCAAAGAATACTTGGAGGATGAATGA
- a CDS encoding helix-turn-helix transcriptional regulator yields the protein MTSKEFVYKVLATKKRVVSLKSLSSELETSMPTLLQTLKQLEHDGLVEIKYEGDIKVRAKTIADYTG from the coding sequence ATGACCTCTAAGGAGTTTGTATATAAGGTTTTAGCTACCAAGAAGAGGGTTGTTTCTCTAAAGAGCTTAAGTTCTGAGCTTGAGACTTCAATGCCAACACTCCTTCAAACCCTAAAACAATTGGAGCACGATGGTCTAGTTGAAATCAAGTATGAGGGAGATATTAAAGTCAGGGCAAAGACGATAGCGGATTATACAGGTTGA
- the thrC gene encoding threonine synthase, with protein sequence MLRCTSCGRMYSFDSPYQRCECGEPLELELFNGMYKKKGKRVWERFSEFFPLELDPELSLGEGDTPLTRAKKLSKELGIELYLKNETINPTWSFKDRGTYLGIHRAIQLDFRRIGTVSTGNMAASVAAYGAHSELEVYILVSSTIPEEKIKALAPYGAKIVKVHGDYGELYYRALEIGQKKGIYFINSDDPFRVEGYKSISFEISEEITPDYVIVPTSSGGLFRGIVKGFLEAKNSGLIEKLPRFFVVQAEGCSPICKAFNAGKEKIERFENPHTIAHAIENPYPPSGNAVLRLLKKLNGICTTVTDEEILEAQKILGREGIFVQLASATGIAAVKKLRRKGIIKEGAIVVSILTGSGLKTLRYIKQPKVEECSLQRLEECIG encoded by the coding sequence ATGCTTAGGTGCACTTCATGTGGAAGAATGTATTCATTTGACAGCCCATATCAAAGGTGCGAATGTGGAGAGCCTTTGGAACTTGAGCTTTTCAATGGGATGTATAAAAAGAAAGGAAAGAGGGTATGGGAAAGGTTTTCTGAGTTCTTTCCTCTCGAACTAGATCCAGAGTTAAGCTTGGGAGAAGGAGATACTCCATTAACAAGAGCAAAGAAGCTTTCGAAAGAACTTGGAATTGAGCTATATTTAAAAAACGAGACTATAAATCCCACGTGGAGTTTTAAAGATAGGGGAACCTACCTGGGAATTCATAGGGCGATACAACTTGACTTTAGAAGGATTGGGACGGTATCAACGGGAAATATGGCGGCAAGTGTTGCCGCATATGGAGCTCATTCTGAGCTCGAAGTTTACATTTTGGTTTCCTCAACAATACCAGAGGAAAAGATTAAGGCCTTAGCTCCCTATGGAGCAAAGATTGTAAAGGTTCATGGGGACTATGGGGAACTCTATTATAGGGCCCTAGAAATAGGGCAGAAAAAGGGAATATATTTCATAAACTCGGATGATCCCTTTAGAGTTGAAGGGTATAAGAGCATAAGCTTCGAGATAAGTGAGGAGATAACTCCAGACTACGTAATAGTCCCTACGTCATCTGGAGGCCTATTTAGAGGTATTGTGAAGGGGTTTCTGGAAGCCAAGAATAGTGGACTAATAGAAAAGCTCCCTAGATTTTTTGTGGTACAGGCTGAGGGCTGTTCTCCAATATGTAAAGCATTCAACGCTGGAAAAGAAAAGATAGAGAGATTTGAAAATCCCCATACAATCGCCCATGCAATAGAAAATCCATATCCTCCAAGTGGAAATGCAGTCCTAAGATTGCTGAAGAAATTGAATGGCATTTGTACCACGGTTACAGATGAAGAGATTCTAGAGGCCCAGAAAATCCTGGGAAGAGAAGGAATTTTTGTTCAACTCGCATCTGCAACAGGAATAGCCGCAGTAAAAAAGCTAAGGCGAAAAGGAATTATCAAAGAAGGAGCAATTGTAGTTAGCATTCTTACGGGCTCTGGATTAAAGACATTGAGGTACATTAAGCAACCAAAAGTCGAGGAATGCTCTTTACAAAGATTAGAAGAGTGCATTGGATAA
- the rlmD gene encoding 23S rRNA (uracil(1939)-C(5))-methyltransferase RlmD has translation MRGIIKRLNDDGFGILYNKILVPFSAPGDEVEVLKTEKQKRAKIATEWRLLRSSPIRVGARCKVFGKCGGCILQHINYNSQLEFKKEKLRKILGREVEIIPSPRIFGHRNRIDLAVTVNAIGFREKGKWWSVVDVEECPVFGKTSKKAIERLREYIEEEKVSTWKIREDSGFLRYMVLREGKFTGEIMVNFVTKEGELPDPTSYFDFADSIYWSINRSKSDVSYGDIEKYWGKEFIMEELDGVKYLIHPNSFFQTNSYQAVNLVKTVEKFVEGEKVVDMYSGVGTFGVYLAKKGMKVVGFDSNAFAIEMANKNAEINNVEAEFFVASDREVDIKGFDTVIVDPPRAGLHPKLVKRLNDHGPETIVYVSCNPKTFKVNIEQLNNYIIEELIALDMFPHTPHIELVGKLRRLV, from the coding sequence ATGAGAGGGATAATAAAAAGACTCAATGATGACGGTTTTGGCATTCTTTATAACAAAATCTTAGTACCCTTTTCAGCCCCAGGAGACGAGGTTGAGGTTCTAAAGACAGAGAAACAAAAAAGAGCAAAAATAGCAACTGAGTGGAGGTTACTTCGTTCTTCTCCCATAAGGGTGGGAGCAAGATGCAAGGTTTTCGGAAAATGTGGAGGGTGCATTCTTCAACATATTAATTACAACTCCCAACTAGAGTTTAAAAAAGAAAAGCTAAGAAAAATCCTGGGAAGAGAGGTTGAGATAATCCCTTCTCCTCGGATATTTGGTCATAGGAACAGGATAGATCTTGCAGTTACAGTTAATGCAATAGGATTTAGAGAAAAAGGAAAGTGGTGGAGTGTTGTAGATGTTGAAGAATGCCCCGTTTTTGGGAAAACTTCAAAAAAGGCAATAGAAAGACTCAGGGAATACATAGAAGAGGAAAAAGTTTCAACATGGAAAATTAGGGAAGATTCTGGGTTCCTAAGGTACATGGTTCTCAGAGAAGGTAAATTCACAGGAGAGATTATGGTGAACTTTGTTACAAAAGAGGGAGAACTACCAGATCCTACAAGTTATTTTGACTTTGCTGATTCAATTTATTGGAGCATTAATAGGAGCAAGAGTGATGTCTCCTACGGCGACATCGAGAAGTATTGGGGAAAGGAATTTATAATGGAGGAATTAGACGGCGTAAAGTACCTAATACACCCAAACTCCTTTTTCCAAACGAATAGCTATCAGGCAGTTAACCTAGTTAAAACAGTTGAGAAATTCGTGGAAGGTGAAAAAGTTGTTGATATGTATTCAGGAGTTGGAACTTTTGGAGTTTACCTTGCTAAAAAAGGAATGAAAGTTGTTGGATTTGATTCCAACGCTTTTGCAATTGAAATGGCAAACAAAAATGCTGAAATAAACAACGTTGAGGCCGAGTTCTTTGTTGCAAGTGATAGAGAGGTAGACATCAAGGGCTTTGATACTGTGATAGTAGATCCTCCCAGGGCAGGGTTGCATCCAAAGCTCGTGAAGAGACTGAATGACCATGGCCCCGAAACTATCGTTTACGTTTCATGCAATCCAAAGACGTTTAAGGTAAATATTGAACAATTAAATAATTACATAATTGAAGAATTAATTGCACTTGACATGTTCCCCCACACTCCCCACATAGAATTGGTAGGAAAGCTAAGGAGACTTGTCTAG
- a CDS encoding DUF72 domain-containing protein, translating to MIHVGTCGFCEKQDKYFQDFSTVEIQQTFYKILQESTLKKWREKAPEGFVFSIKAFQGVTHPPNSPTWRRSNVKPSKNVGLLRPTNEVIHYWKITLNEAKILNARFILIQLPRSFKESEESFSNAERFFSIIDRGEFEIAVELRGWSERGIKKFVREFDVIDVVDPMVRVPLHGGGVNYYRLHGKYENGRIIYSYKYSDEELLKIRERVLSFHVEESYVYFNNSNMCEDAQRFKQLIMKF from the coding sequence ATGATACATGTTGGAACATGCGGATTTTGTGAAAAGCAGGATAAATACTTTCAAGACTTCTCGACAGTGGAAATACAGCAAACTTTTTACAAAATACTCCAAGAGAGCACCTTGAAAAAGTGGAGAGAAAAAGCTCCAGAAGGGTTTGTATTTTCAATAAAGGCCTTTCAAGGAGTAACTCATCCTCCAAATAGCCCTACATGGAGAAGAAGTAACGTAAAGCCAAGTAAGAATGTTGGACTGTTAAGGCCAACTAATGAAGTTATTCATTATTGGAAAATAACACTGAATGAGGCAAAAATACTGAATGCAAGGTTTATCTTGATTCAACTCCCTAGGAGTTTCAAGGAGAGTGAAGAAAGCTTTAGTAATGCCGAGAGGTTTTTCTCCATTATAGATAGGGGAGAATTCGAGATTGCCGTTGAGCTTAGAGGATGGAGCGAGAGAGGAATAAAGAAGTTTGTAAGGGAATTTGACGTCATTGACGTTGTAGATCCAATGGTTAGAGTTCCGCTTCATGGAGGAGGGGTAAACTATTACAGGCTACATGGTAAATATGAGAATGGGAGGATAATTTATTCCTACAAGTACAGCGATGAAGAATTGCTAAAAATTAGGGAAAGAGTGCTTTCCTTCCACGTGGAAGAAAGTTATGTTTACTTCAATAACTCCAATATGTGTGAAGATGCACAAAGGTTCAAGCAATTGATAATGAAATTTTAA